The sequence below is a genomic window from Brevibacillus agri.
GCTGCCTGTCGCCCTGAGCAGCCCGGCCTCTACCGTGACGATTCCGCTGTCGGACGTGGACCACTCCGCCTTTTGCGTCACATCTTCGGTCGTTTTATCCGCATATTGCGCGAGTACCGTCAGTTGCTGTGTCCCGTCTTTTTTCAGTCTGACCGTCTTCTCTTTGACCGTCAGCCTCGACAGCTTTTTGCTCTGGCTTGCTGCCGTTTCTGCTTTCGCCAGTTCTGCCGCTGGCCCGACGCCGGACAGAATCGTTCCGACTGTCAGGACGACGGTCAGCAAGGCTTTTTGCCACCTGCGCAAGTATGTGCTTTTCTTCGACACCGTGCTCTCCCCTTTTGCCGCTTTTCCCGCGAATGCGTTTTCCACTATTTTCTATATCGGCACGGGCAGAGATTTCAATAAATGGTATTTTTGGTGCGAAGTCGTCCTACTCTCCGCTCCACGACCCGGACAGTGGGGCAAAGTGCTGCATCGCCAAGGCCCCTGCGCCCATGACAATCGCCTCTCCGCGCAGTTCGGACGGGATCACCCGGAACTTCCCTTTGAACGGCTCCCAAATCACCTGGTCGCTATGCTCCTCGACCAGCTCGACAATCTCGCGGTAATTTTCCACCAGGTCTCCTGACAAAATGACGGTGTCGGGATTGTACATGCAGACGATGTTGTTGATCGTGATTCCGATGTAGAGGGCGGTGCGGGAGACGATTTCCTTCGCCCAGCGCTCCCCGTTTCGCGCCGCGGCAAACACCTCGCGCACATCGGTGACTTCTTTTACCCTGCGCGCCTCCAAAATCAGCGCGTTTTCATCAATATACGTCTGCAGGCAGCCGCGCTTTCCGCACTCGCACAGATTGCCGTTCGGGTCCAGCGTCGTGTGCCCCAGCTCACCCGCGCTGTTCGAGCCGCCGCGAAACACTTCGCCGTTGATGATGAGCGCGGACCCGATGCCTGTCCCAATCCCGATCAGGGCGGTTTTGTTCGAGCCTTTGGCAGAGCCGTACAAGTATTCCGAGAGGATTTTGACCTTCAAGTCGTTGTCGATCACAGTCTTGATGCCCAGCTCTTTTTCGATCAGCTCGGCAAAAGCTACGTCCTTCCACCCAAGCGTCGAGGACAACTGGACGACTCCCCGCTCGTAGTTGATGACGCCTGGCACGCCGATGCCTATGCCGATGACTTTTTCAAACGGAATGCCCTGCCTCGCGATCATGCCGCGAATTTCCTGGCAAATCAGCGCTGCCGTCTCGGCTGGCGTGCCCGCCAGCGCCTTGTGCTCCACGCGATGGTGCGCGACGATCGTCTCGCTGAAGTCCATGATGCCGAAGCTGATCCGCTTTTTCTCAATGTCGACGCCGATCGTGTAGAGTGCGCCCGGCTCGATGTCGAGCATGATCGCCTTCCTGCCGACGCCAGAGGAAGTCAGCTCCGTCTCCCGAATGACGCCTTCCTCGCACAGCTCGCTGACAAACCGGCCGATCGAGGTCGCGCTCATCCGCGTAATTTTCGTGATCTCAGCCCGGGAAATCGGCCGCTTGTTTTTGATAATATCGAGAATCATCAGCTTGTTGTGTTGCTTGATAACGTCCTGATCCTGCTTCACGATTTTTTTCATCACCAAAACTCCCACCTTGCTAATGAGATGCCGCTTGCTTTTACATAGTTATCCTCACACTACCTGTCGGGGTCTGGTACGTCAACTGCAAAAGCAAAACCGCCGCTACATCTTGTCTATGCAAAAAACCACCCGATTTCTCGGATGGTTTTCCGGCTGCTATCTGTTGTTCAGATCGTACGGTGTCTCCTGGTACACGTAATAGTTGAGCCAGTTGGAGAAAAGCAGATTGGCGTGCGCGCGCCAGGTGACGATCGGCTCGCGGCTCGGATCATCGTCGGGATAATAGTTGCGCGGCACGGCGATGTCCAGTCCCTTGTTCACGTCCCGCTTGTACTCGTCCTGCAAGGTGGTCGGATCGTACTCGGAATGGCCGGTCACGAAAATTTGTCTGCCGTCCTTCGTCGCGACGATGTACACGCCCGCTTCCTTGGACTCGGACAAAATTTCCAGTTCCGGCACCTTCTCGATGTCCTCCCGGCGATTTTCCGTATGGCGGGAATGCGGGACGTAAAAGTAGTTGTCATATCCGCGGAACAGCTTCACATTTTGCTTGTTCAACGTATGCGGGAAAATCCCGAACATCTTTTCCGGCAGCGGATGCTTGGGCACTCCGAAGTGGTGGTACAGCCCGGCCTGCGCCCCCCAGCAAATATGCAAGGTCGAGGTCACGTTCGCCAGCTTCCAGTCGAGAATTTGCTTCAGCTCTTCCCAATAAGTAACTTCGGTAAATTCGAGTTGCTCGACAGGCGCCCCGGTAATCACCATGCCATCGAAGCGTTGGTCCTTGATTTCCTCAAACGTTTTATAAAACATCGACAAATGCTCTTCCGATGTGTTTTTGGAGGTATGGCTGGACATGTGCAGCAAGACGATTTCCACCTGCAGGGGCGTATTCCCCAGGAGGCGAAGCAACTGTGTTTCCGTTGTTTCCTTCACCGGCATCAGGTTCAGGATGACGATTCGCAGCGGCCGGATGTCTTGCGTAAAGGCACGGCTTTCTTTCATGACAAAAATATTTTCACGGGCCAGCACTTCCACCGCAGGCAACTCGTCAGGCAGTTTGATTGGCATAAAGATCCCCCTTTCCACTCTTTGCAAAGCAGGTAGAAAAACATTAATCCGACAAATTCGACAAAAATACTTGGGTTCCTGCTTCCACCGGGAAGTATCGCGAAAAATGGAAGCCTGCTAAAACAAGCATGTATCGAATGTATATATGTTTATATATTCTGCAAATTTTTCGTCAAATCATTATACCTTTCTTTCTGGAAAAATAGCAGAACTTTTTCTGGAATAGCGAGAGGACCTTTTGCGCTGAATTGCGACAGCGGCATGAGCGAAAAGCCTCTCGCAAACAACT
It includes:
- a CDS encoding ROK family transcriptional regulator, with protein sequence MKKIVKQDQDVIKQHNKLMILDIIKNKRPISRAEITKITRMSATSIGRFVSELCEEGVIRETELTSSGVGRKAIMLDIEPGALYTIGVDIEKKRISFGIMDFSETIVAHHRVEHKALAGTPAETAALICQEIRGMIARQGIPFEKVIGIGIGVPGVINYERGVVQLSSTLGWKDVAFAELIEKELGIKTVIDNDLKVKILSEYLYGSAKGSNKTALIGIGTGIGSALIINGEVFRGGSNSAGELGHTTLDPNGNLCECGKRGCLQTYIDENALILEARRVKEVTDVREVFAAARNGERWAKEIVSRTALYIGITINNIVCMYNPDTVILSGDLVENYREIVELVEEHSDQVIWEPFKGKFRVIPSELRGEAIVMGAGALAMQHFAPLSGSWSGE
- the metA gene encoding homoserine O-acetyltransferase MetA, which translates into the protein MPIKLPDELPAVEVLARENIFVMKESRAFTQDIRPLRIVILNLMPVKETTETQLLRLLGNTPLQVEIVLLHMSSHTSKNTSEEHLSMFYKTFEEIKDQRFDGMVITGAPVEQLEFTEVTYWEELKQILDWKLANVTSTLHICWGAQAGLYHHFGVPKHPLPEKMFGIFPHTLNKQNVKLFRGYDNYFYVPHSRHTENRREDIEKVPELEILSESKEAGVYIVATKDGRQIFVTGHSEYDPTTLQDEYKRDVNKGLDIAVPRNYYPDDDPSREPIVTWRAHANLLFSNWLNYYVYQETPYDLNNR